The Suncus etruscus isolate mSunEtr1 chromosome 14, mSunEtr1.pri.cur, whole genome shotgun sequence genome contains a region encoding:
- the MED29 gene encoding mediator of RNA polymerase II transcription subunit 29: MAAPQPQAAAATSAAGMSGPGSAGGPGAQPPQSAPAQLVGPAQSGLLQQQQQDFDPVQRYKMLIPQLKESLQTLMKVAAQNLIQNTNIDNGQKSSDGPIQRFDKCLEEFYALCDQLELCLRLAHECLSQSCDSAKHSPTLVPTATKPDAVQPDSLPYPQYLAVIKTQIACAKDIHTALLECANKVTGKTPVPPTGPGGTL; this comes from the exons ATGGCTGCGCCCCAGCCGCAGGCCGCAGCCGCTACCTCCGCCGCCGGCATGTCGGGCCCGGGTTCGGCCGGGGGTCCGGGGGCCCAGCCGCCGCAATCAGCGCCGGCGCAACTGGTAGGGCCGGCCCAGAGCGGACTCttgcaacagcagcagcaggatTTCGACCCGGTGCAGCGCTACAAGATGCTCATCCCGCAGCTGAAGGAGAGCCTGCAG acaTTAATGAAAGTTGCTGCCCAGAACTTGATTCAGAACACTAACATTGACAACGGACA AAAGAGCAGTGATGGACCCATCCAGCGCTTTGACAAGTGTCTGGAGGAGTTCTACGCACTCTGCGACCAGCTGGAGCTCTGCCTG CGCCTGGCACATGAGTGCCTGTCCCAGAGCTGCGACAGTGCCAAGCACTCTCCGACGCTGGTGCCCACTGCCACCAAGCCCGACGCTGTGCAGCCCGACAGcctgccctacccacagtacctGGCCGTTATCAAGACCCAGATCGCCTGTGCCAAAGACATTCACACGGCCCTGCTGGAGTGCGCTAACAAGGTCACGGGCAAGACACCCGTGCCACCTACAGGCCCTGGGGGCACCTTGTGA
- the PAF1 gene encoding RNA polymerase II-associated factor 1 homolog encodes MAPTIQTQAQQREDGHRPNSHRTLPERSGVVCRVKYCNSLPDIPFDPKFITYPFDQNRFVQYKATSLEKQHKHDLLTEPDLGVTIDLINPDTYRIDPNVLLDPADEKLLEEEIQAPTSSKRSQQHAKVVPWMRKTEYISTEFNRYGISNEKPEVKIGVSVKQQFTEEEIYKDRDSQITAIEKTFEDAQKSISQHYSKPRVTPVEVMPVFPDFKMWINPCAQVIFDSDPAPKDTGGAAALEMMSQAMIRGMMDEEGNQFVAYFLPVDETMKKRKRDQEEEMDYAPDDVYDYKIAREYNWNVKNKASKGYEENYFFIFREGDGVYYNELETRVRLSKRRAKAGVQSGTNALLVVKHRDMNEKELEAQEARKAQLENHEPEEEEEEEEEMETEDKEAGGSDEEREKSSSEKEASEDERLERSGSESEHEEGDRDEASDKSGSGEEESSEDEARAARDKEEIFGSDADSEDDADSEEEDRGQTRGSDNESDSGSEGAGQRSRSASPFPSGSEHSAQEDGSEAAASESSEADSDSD; translated from the exons ATGGCGCCCACCATCCAGACCCAGGCTCAGCAGCGGGAGGACGGCCACAG GCCCAATTCTCACCGCACTTTGCCTGAGAG GTCCGGAGTGGTCTGCCGAGTCAAATATTGTAACAGCCTCCCGGACATCCCCTTTGACCCCAAGTTCATCACCTACCCCTTCGACCAGAACAG GTTTGTTCAGTACAAAGCAACGTCTCTGGAGAAGCAGCACAAACACGACCTCCTGACTGAGCCAGATCTGGGGGTCACCATCGACCTCATCAATCCTGACACCTATCGCATCGACCCCAATG TACTCCTAGATCCAGCTGATGAGAAACTTCTGGAAGAGGAAATTCAGGCTCCTACCAGCTCTAAAAG ATCCCAGCAACACGCGAAGGTGGTCCCATGGATGCGGAAGACGGAATACATCTCCACCGAGTTCAACCGCTACGGCATCTCCAACGAGAAGCCGGAGGTCAA GATTGGGGTATCTGTGAAGCAGCAGTTCACGGAGGAAGAAATCTACAAAGACCGGGACAGCCAGATCACAGCCATTGAGAAGACTTTTGAGGATGCCCAGAAATCA ATCTCCCAGCATTATAGCAAGCCCCGAGTAACACCTGTGGAGGTCATGCCTGTCTTTCCAGACTTCAAG ATGTGGATCAACCCATGCGCTCAGGTCATCTTTGACTCAGACCCGGCCCCTAAGGATACAGGCGGGGCTGCTGCACTGGAGATGATGTCTCAGGCTATGATCAG GGGCATGATGGATGAGGAGGGCAATCAGTTTGTTGCCTACTTCCTGCCAGTGGATGAGACGATGAAGAAGCGGAAGCGGGACCAAGAGGAGGAGATGGACTATGCACCAGATGATGT GTACGACTACAAGATTGCCCGGGAGTACAACTGGAATGTGAAGAACAAGGCCAGCAAAGGCTACGAGGAAAACTACTTCTTCATCTTCCGAGAGGGCGATGGGGTTTACTACAACGAGCTGGAGACCAG GGTTCGCCTGAGTAAACGCCGGGCCAAGGCCGGAGTTCAGTCAGGCACCAACGCTCTGCTTGTGGTTAAACATCGGGACATGAACGAGAAGGAATTGGAAGCTCAG GAGGCACGCAAGGCTCAGCTGGAGAACCATGAGcccgaggaggaggaagaggaggaggaggagatggagacgGAGGACAAAGAAGCCGGGGGCTCAG ATGAGGAACGAGAGAAGAGCAGCAGCGAGAAAGAGGCCAGCGAGGATGAGCGCCTGGAGCGCTCGGGCAGTGAGAGTGAGCACGAGGAGGGCGACAGGGACGAGGCAAGCGACAAGAGTGGCAGTGGCGAGGAGGAGAGCAGCGAGGATGAGGCCCGCGCTGCGAGGGACAAGGAGGAGATCTTTGGTAGTGACGCCGACTCCGAGGACGACGCTGACTCGGAGGAGGAGGACCGAGGGCAGACCCGGGGCAGCGACAATGAGTCCGACAGTGGCAGCGAGGGGGCTGGCCAGCGCAGCCGCAGCGCCAGTCCCTTCCCCAGTGGCAGTGAACACTCAGCGCAGGAGGATGGCAGCGAGGCGGCAGCCTCCGAGTCCAGTGAGGCGGACAGTGACAGTGACTGA